A part of Aegilops tauschii subsp. strangulata cultivar AL8/78 chromosome 2, Aet v6.0, whole genome shotgun sequence genomic DNA contains:
- the LOC141041460 gene encoding uncharacterized protein: protein MSPSPFTILGLLPASGRPVASRLDLSPVPSLPLQDCSPAHIREPPPPPCPNPRAAVAAAAMTASASGSASSGALPATLAALLNLPAHAGASPRPQFFGTTTVGSMFSAPIPPSPATSTVAASTAAMMAPPAALAGSSPTLAILPAASGASDDPLAGVAPATPTASAVATTDAAMFSGPFHFDNLITTRFTPDNYLFWRAKVLPLLRNRSLLGYVDGSLPCPLQVIPTVHGPAINPAHCVWVQQDQVILSAIQGSLGDGVTGLCLFAASSLDAWTTLEHAFAQTSTAHSMAFRSKLDDIKKLDSSATTYFNKIKVLADTMTSIGRPLSDEEFAGYVIKGLDAEYDNLAEAVHNAKPPLPPHGLFSRLLFTEQRIEARQSVTTIADQPAAFWASRGQRPPAPSSPARIATPLRHPRVGAPCGASFADVRDFGPPAAHVAAKVKDTRIDQGFTQSYPIDPAWYMDTGATNHMTNELAKLSTHQPYYDHDKVHTANGIGYKCLHVPTNCVYISRDVVFDENVFPFSAMPQQPTTPPSMHSSPIMLGQFEDVAYSPVLLPNHGAGIGRGARLELLPNASPETHVDWPVHVHAPPPAFDPASGTTPAHATGPAPAMASVPGPMSVTAASARPTSPMASPERLERSSSPSPCPASPPSSPTSPARTSLPPLSPRSAEPLVASLGPPSPDPPSPAPQGSVPPAPVIVAPQRPHTRSRIGIVLPKQRHDGTVTYLAACLAHAVADPTAEPHSHEAAMSIPHWRAAMEEEYHALMHNETWTLVPPPPRVNIIDSKWVFKVKRHADGSIERYKARLVSKGFKQHQGLDYEDTFSPVVKPTTIRLLLSLQVSRGWSLRQLDVQNAFLHGLLEEEVYMRQPPGFIDHAQPHHLCRLTKALYGLKQAPRAWHARLASALRTHGFVPSTADSLLFLFQRPSVTVYLLVYVDDIILVSSSATAANSLVTALGRDFAVKDLGRLHFFLGIEVAHQSRGSLALTQKKYSLDLLRRAGMLKCKPSPTPMSSSDKLSATASTIPSPADATEYRSIVGGLQYLTITRPDLSFAVNRDDNIFIHLLMCTDADWAGRPDDRRSTGGYAVFLGPNLIARSARKQATVSRGSTEAEYKAVANATAEVIWIESLLRELGISQSHPPVLWCDNIGATFLSTNLVFHARTKHIEIDYHFVRERVAQKLLQIKFISSKYQLADIFTKPLPSPMFEVCRRNLNLLDALGVS, encoded by the exons ATGTCGCCGTCGCCCTTCACTATTCTTGGCCTCCTTCCGGCGAGTGGCCGCCCGGTTGCTTCGCGCCTTGACTTGTCGCCCGTGCCGTCGCTGCCGCTGCAGGACTGCTCGCCCGCACATATCCGTGAG cctccgccgccgccgtgccccaaCCCTAGGGCCGCCGTCGCCGCAGCTGCCATGACCGCTTCCGCCTCCGGTTCCGCCAGCTCCGGGGCCCTCCCCGCCACGCTGGCCGCCCTTCTCAATCTCCCCGCCCACGCCGGTGCGTCGCCGAGGCCCCAATTCTTCGGCACCACCACCGTTGGCTCGATGTTCTCGGCTCCGATCCCGCCATCTCCCGCGACGTCAACGGTGGCGGCCTCCACCGCCGCGATGATGGCGCCACCCGCGGCCCTCGCTGGTTCGTCCCCGACACTCGCCATCCTACCGGCGGCCTCGGGGGCCTCCGATGATCCGCTCGCGGGTGTGGCACCCGCAACCCCTACGGCGTCCGCTGTTGCTACCACCGACGCCGCCATGTTCTCCGGGCCTTTTCACTTCGACAACCTGATCACCACTCGTTTCACTCCGGACAACTATCTGTTTTGGCGTGCCAAGGTTCTACCGCTGCTCCGCAACCGCTCCCTCCTTGGCTATGTCGATGGTTCCCTGCCATGTCCGCTGCAGGTTATCCCCACTGTCCACGGTCCGGCCATCAACCCGGCGCACTGTGTGTGGGTGCAGCAAGACCAAGTGATCCTCTCCGCCATCCAGGGCTCCCTAGGAGACGGGGTCACTGGCCTTTGCCTCTTTGCTGCCTCCTCCTTGGATGCATGGACGACTCTGGAACATGCGTTTGCCCAGACCTCCACCGCCCACTCGATGGCTTTTCGCAGCAAGCTCGATGACATCAAGAAACTGGACTCATCTGCCACAACATACTTCAACAAAATCAAGGTCTTGGCGGACACAATGACCTCTATTGGTCGACCGCTGAGTGATGAGGAGTTCGCCGGCTACGTTATCAAGGGTCTCGATGCCGAGTACGACAACCTTGCCGAGGCCGTCCACAACGCCAAGCCGCCGCTTCCTCCGCATGGGCTCTTCTCCCGTCTTCTCTTCACCGAGCAACGCATCGAAGCTCGCCAGTCCGTCACCACCATCGCCGACCAGCCAGCGGCCTTTTGGGCATCGCGTGGCCAGCGCCCACCTGCGCCCTCTTCGCCTGCCCGGATTGCCACCCCCCTGCGCCATCCTCGGGTGGGGGCCCCGTGCGGTGCCAGCTTTGCGGACGTGAGAG ATTTTGGCCCTCCTGCTGCCCATGTTGCCGCCAAGGTCAAGGACACACGCATCGACCAAGGTTTTACGCAGTCATACCCGATTGATCCTGCATGGTATATGGACACCGGCGCCACGAATCATATGACGAACGAGCTCGCCAAGCTGTCCACTCACCAGCCCTACTACGATCACGACAAGGTTCACACCGCCAACGGTATAG GCTACAAGTGCCTTCATGTGCCAACAAATTGTGTCTACATATCCCGTGATGTTGTCTTTGATGAGAACGTCTTCCCCTTCTCCGCCATGCCGCAGCAACCCACCACACCTCCATCTATGCATTCATCTCCTATTATGCTTGGCCAATTTGAAGATGTTGCATATTCGCCTGTGTTGTTACCTAATCATGGTGCAGGAATTGGACGCGGTGCTCGCTTGGAGCTACTCCCTAATGCATCTCCTGAGACGCACGTCGATTGGCCGGTGCACGTGCatgcaccacctcccgccttcgacCCCGCCTCTGGAACCACGCCTGCCCATGCAACTGGGCCGGCGCCTGCGATGGCCTCCGTACCTGGGCCGATGTCCGTCACGGCTGCCTCTGCGCGGCCCACGTCACCGATGGCCTCACCCGAGAGGCTTGAGCGGTCCTCATCACCGTCTCCATGCCCGGCTTCGCCTCCATCATCGCCTACGTCGCCCGCCCGTACGTCTTTGCCACCCCTCTCACCAAGGTCGGCTGAGCCTCTCGTCGCCTCGCTTGGGCCCCCGTCGCCCGATCCTCCTTCACCGGCGCCTCAAGGATCAGTGCCGCCTGCTCCTGTCATCGTTGCACCGCAACGTCCGCACACTCGCAGCCGCATCGGTATTGTTCTTCCCAAACAGCGTCATGATGGAACTGTCACATACCTGGCTGCTTGTCTTGCTCATGCTGTTGCAGATCCCACCGCTGAACCACACAGTCATGAGGCCGCTATGAGTATTCCTCACTGGAGGGCTGCTATGGAGGAAGAGTACCACGCTCTTATGCATAATGAGACCTGGACACTGGTTCCCCCTCCACCTCGCGTCAACATCATTGATTCGAAGTGGGTTTTCAAAGTCAAGAGACATGCAGATGGATCTATTGAGCGCTACAAGGCGCGTCTTGTGTCCAAGGGGTTTAAACAGCATCAGGGTCTGGACTATGAGGACACATTCAGCCCCGTTGTTAAACCTACAACTATTCGGCTTCTCCTGTCTCTTCAAGTCTCTCGTGGTTGGTCTCTTCGACAGCTCGATGTGCAGAATGCTTTTCTTCATGGGTTGCTTGAAGAGGAGGTGTACATGCGGCAGCCACCAGGGTTTATTGATCACGCGCAGCCTCATCATCTCTGTCGTCTGACGAAGGCTCTCTATGGACTGAAGCAGGCGCCCCGTGCCTGGCATGCTCGCCTTGCTTCGGCCCTTCGTACTCATGGCTTCGTTCCGTCGACAGCTGACAGCTTGCTGTTCTTATTTCAGCGTCCCAGTGTGACTGTGTATTTGCTTGTGTACGTGGATGATATCATTCTGGTCAGCTCCTCTGCAACGGCTGCTAACTCTCTTGTGACTGCACTTGGCAGAGATTTCGCGGTTAAGGATTTGGGACGGCTCCACTTCTTCCTGGGTATTGAAGTTGCGCATCAGTCTCGCGGCAGCTTAGCTCTCACCCAGAAGAAGTACTCCCTTGACCTCTTGCGCCGCGCTGGTATGCTCAAGTGTAAGCCATCCCCCACACCAATGTCCTCCAGTGACAAGCTCTCGGCCACTGCTAGTACGATTCCGTCTCCTGCGGATGCAACGGAGTATCGGAGTATTGTTGGTGGCTTGCAGTATCTGACGATCACACGCCCTGATCTTTCCTTTGCGGTTAACAGGGATGACAATATCTTCATTCACCTACTGATGTGCACTG ATGCGGATTGGGCCGGGCGTCCAGATGACAGGCGATCCACAGGGGGATATGCTGTATTTTTGGGTCCTAATTTGATCGCCCGGAGTGCACGCAAGCAAGCCACTGTTTCTCGCGGCAGCACAGAAGCCGAGTACAAAGCAGTTGCCAATGCGACTGCTGAGGTTATCTGGATCGAGTCTTTACTTCGAGAGCTGGGAATCTCCCAGTCACATCCTCCAGTTCTTTGGTGTGACAACATCGGTGCTACGTTTCTTTCGACAAACCTGGTGTTCCATGCACGAACCAAACACATTGAAATTGACTATCATTTTGTGAGGGAACGTGTTGCACAGAAGCTACTACAGATCAAGTTTATCTCCTCGAAGTATCAACTTGCCGACATCTTCACCAAGCCTCTACCTTCTCCCATGTTCGAGGTCTGTAGGCGCAATCTCAACCTCCTAGATGCATTAGGAGTGAGTTga